In the genome of Streptomyces lydicus, the window CTGGTTGATGTTGTTGCCGATCCGGGAGAGTGCGGTGCGCAGGGCGGCCAGCTCGTCGATGGCCGTGTCGAGCTGCTCGTTGGTATGGACGGTGGTCGAACCGCGGGCGGCGGCAAGGCCGGCGGCGGAGAGGAAGCGGGCGGCGGTGACCGCGCGCTGTGCGGCAGCGGTGGTGATCTCGGTCTTCTCGGTCTGGGACAGGCGGATGGTCAGCTTGTGGGTGCGCTGGCGGGGATTGCGGGTGCGGCGGCGTGGCGTGCGGTCGGGGAACGCGCTCGGGCTCGGCGGCTCGCTCGCGGTGCGGGGTTGTGCTTCTCCCTCGGTGACCGGCGCCCCCTGGTGCCGGTTGCCCGGTTGGTCCCCGTGCGCCCTCGCTCGGGGACCAACCGGGCTTCCCCCGCCCTCCTGGGCGGGGGCAAGTGCATGCGACGGGCCGTAGGACCGTCGTATGCGACAACTTGCTCCGCCAGGAGCCGTCGTGGGCTCGCGCTGCTGTCCGGCTGGGGTGACCACCGGGTCGTTGGCGGTTGTCACCGGCTCGTCTCCGGGTCCTGCTGCTGGATTTCGCGGACGAGGTCCTCGATCCAGTCCATGGCCAGGACCGGGTGGTGCAGGGTCCAGGGGCGGCTGTGGCGCTCTCGTTGGACGGTCCAGGTGGTGTCGGGGCCGGACTGGGCGCGGTGGAGGTGGCCGCGCTGGTGCAGGACGGTCAGCCAGGAATCGACCTCGGCAGGTGTGGTCGGGCGGGTGCGCATGGGTGGTTCTCCGCTTCGTTTCGCGAGGGCGTGGGGGTGCGTGTCCGGGGCGGGTGACCGGCCGAGGTGCCGGCTCGGTCACCCGCTCCGTGGTGTCCGGTCAGGTCCGGGCGGATGTGACCGGCTGCCCGTGCTGCTCGCGGAGCTGGGCCATCAGGGCGGTCAGGGTGTCGCTGGACAGGGGGATCTGCTGACCGCGGATCGCCTGGGCGACCACCTTGCGGGTCAGCTTGTCCTCGGCCCTGACCGCTGACCGGGCGATCTCCAGCAGCTCCTCGGTGTCCGGGTCAGAGCGCCGGTCACCGGTTGTCCGGGCGTCCCGGTCAGTGACCGGCGGCGGAGTGACCGGCCGTTCGGTGACCGGCGAGGGGCTGTCCTGCTTGCCGGTGACCGGCTCGGTGGTCTCCGGGCGGTCAGTGACCGGCGGCGCGGTGTCCGGCTGTCCGGGCAGGTCAGCAGGATCGTGCGGCTGACCGTGGTGACCGGTGACCGGGTTGCTGCTGTCCGCCGGGGCACTGTCCCCGGTCAGTGACCGAGGGCTGGGGATCTGCTTGTCCAGGGACAGACGCAGCCGATCGGTCAGAGCAGTGACCGGCTGCCCGGCCGTGACCTGACCGGGCTCCGGCTGCTGACCGATCCGGTCGGCCCGGTCGGCCCGGGTGACCGCGATGCCGGCGGGCTTGCCGACCTGACCGAGGTGACCGGCCTGACCGGGGTCTTCGCGGTCACTGTCCTTGACCGGCCCTCGGGCGATGAGGATGTAGAGGTGGACCGCTCCGGCCAGCGCGAGCGGGGCGATCGTGGACAGCACCGCGACCACGGTGTCTCCGAGGCGGAGCCCGGTGTCCGTGACCGATTCCTCGTTGAGCCGCACCGCGTGCAGCGCGTTGGCCCAGATGCTGGCGGCGGTGGCCGTACCGACGAGCATCCAGACGTAGAGCCGGGCACGCAGGGGTGCGTCGCGCAGGACCATGAGGGCCCGGATGCCGTAGGCGATGAACCCGTCGATCACCAGCGGGAACAGGTAGCTGAGGAAGCCTCGGACGTGGATGGCGACAGCCATCTGCTGCAAGGCGTCCCAGCTCAGGGCGCATCCCACGCTGCCCAGGGCCATGACAACCGCGCGGTCCCAGTCGGTGATGTGCGCCGCCTTGGGCGCGCTCGCGGTGCTCACGCCGCCGTCCCGAAGTCATCGCGACCCAGGTCGCCGTTGGCCTTGAGGGACGATGTCTCCGTGTTCTGTTCCAGGCCCCGGTTGCGCTGGGCCCGGCGAAGCTCGCGGTACTTCTTCTGGGCGTGCTCCTCGGTGACCTTCAGCAGCCAGGCCAGGCGCTGCTCGGTCACCCCGTGGCGGAAGGCGGCGTAGATGACCGCGCGGCGTTCGGCTTGGGTGAGGTGGATGTCCCGCCCGGCGATCGTGTCGTTGACGCGGCTGTAGTCGAGCCGGTGGGCGAGCTTCTCGTGCAGCGGCTCACGTTCCTCCTCGGTCATGCCGCCCCGGATGCCGTGGGCGTCACCGCCTTCGAGGGCGGCGTCCAGGCAGGTGCGGCGCACCGGGCACTGGGCGCACAGTGCCTTCGCGGCGACGATCTTGTCGGTCTCGTCGGGCTCCGGGAAGAAGAGGTCGGGGTCCACCGGGTTGTACTCGGTGCTCTGGCAGACGGCGTCGTCCTGCCAGGTCTGGTC includes:
- a CDS encoding WhiB family transcriptional regulator, whose amino-acid sequence is MTTTTITPARHRSLGDQTWQDDAVCQSTEYNPVDPDLFFPEPDETDKIVAAKALCAQCPVRRTCLDAALEGGDAHGIRGGMTEEEREPLHEKLAHRLDYSRVNDTIAGRDIHLTQAERRAVIYAAFRHGVTEQRLAWLLKVTEEHAQKKYRELRRAQRNRGLEQNTETSSLKANGDLGRDDFGTAA
- a CDS encoding MobC family plasmid mobilization relaxosome protein produces the protein MTTANDPVVTPAGQQREPTTAPGGASCRIRRSYGPSHALAPAQEGGGSPVGPRARAHGDQPGNRHQGAPVTEGEAQPRTASEPPSPSAFPDRTPRRRTRNPRQRTHKLTIRLSQTEKTEITTAAAQRAVTAARFLSAAGLAAARGSTTVHTNEQLDTAIDELAALRTALSRIGNNINQIAHVLNSGGLPRTGELDHALATLIRLLSRVDDTADTLVKKRL
- a CDS encoding DUF2637 domain-containing protein gives rise to the protein MSTASAPKAAHITDWDRAVVMALGSVGCALSWDALQQMAVAIHVRGFLSYLFPLVIDGFIAYGIRALMVLRDAPLRARLYVWMLVGTATAASIWANALHAVRLNEESVTDTGLRLGDTVVAVLSTIAPLALAGAVHLYILIARGPVKDSDREDPGQAGHLGQVGKPAGIAVTRADRADRIGQQPEPGQVTAGQPVTALTDRLRLSLDKQIPSPRSLTGDSAPADSSNPVTGHHGQPHDPADLPGQPDTAPPVTDRPETTEPVTGKQDSPSPVTERPVTPPPVTDRDARTTGDRRSDPDTEELLEIARSAVRAEDKLTRKVVAQAIRGQQIPLSSDTLTALMAQLREQHGQPVTSART